One window of the Salvia miltiorrhiza cultivar Shanhuang (shh) chromosome 6, IMPLAD_Smil_shh, whole genome shotgun sequence genome contains the following:
- the LOC130989739 gene encoding uncharacterized protein LOC130989739: MEFYLEDGKQLSPNSSTLILPALSIGNVGQLAVDLLISSLEAEKIGCLDDQNVLPCVGNDAYSPAPLGKLALSLEAYESSSSALTLVQQRSPVIKGMMVAYAKNIANFAAANGKKHVVLLSSLDFGRWRNIDMSSGLQIYYLSSSNLDGTDAACESLGWKRLQDYDPALRTWKYLDTLAQEVPIPEEDSPFEELGDEDYYPSLPFAALFSCFKAKGLKVTCLFCYCSEGDNIPEAFSMAEAASKLVGLNDFLGDGNGAGKWITPYSWQSVYGPPADMTLF; the protein is encoded by the exons ATGGAGTTTTATCTTGAAGATGGAAAACAATTATCCCCTAACTCATCCACTCTAATTCTG CCGGCTCTCTCGATCGGAAATGTAGGACAGTTAGCTGTAGATCTGTTAATTTCGTCTCTAGAAGCAGAAAAAATCGGCTGTTTAGATGATCAGAATGTGCTTCCTTGTGTTGGCAATGATGCTTATTCGCCGGCGCCTCTCGGAAAACTAGCTCTTTCTCTCGAAG CTTATGAATCATCTTCCAGTGCATTGACACTTGTGCAGCAGCGGTCTCCAGTAATTAAG GGCATGATGGTGGCATATGCTAAGAACATAGCAAATTTCGCAGCTGCTAATGGAAAGAAACATGTCGTCTTACTTTCCAGCTTAGATTTTGGGCGATGGAGGAATATTGATATGTCAAG TGGTTTGCAGATCTATTACTTATCTAGTTCCAATTTGGATGGAACTGATGCTGCATGTGAAAGCCTTGGGTGGAAAAGACTGCAAGATTATGATCCTGCCCTGAGAACGTGGAAGTATCTTGATACGTTAGCTCAAGAAGTGCCCATACCTGAAGAAGATTCTCCTTTTGAGGAACTGGGTGATGAAGATTATTATCCAAGTTTACCTTTTGCTGCACTCTTTTCATGCTTTAAG GCTAAAGGGCTAAAGGTTACTTGCTTGTTCTGTTACTGCTCGGAGGGAGACAATATACCTGAAGCTTTCTCAATGGCTGAGGCAGCAAGCAAACTTGTTGGATTAAATGACTTTCTGG GCGACGGCAATGGTGCTGGTAAATGGATCACACCGTACTCATGGCAGAGCGTATACGGACCCCCAGCAGACATGACTCTTTTCTAG
- the LOC130989741 gene encoding calcium/calmodulin-regulated receptor-like kinase 2 isoform X1, which yields MVQKTDLVIIGISVGLAAGLIIASLVFFAIRWYKRRAHLQQCANERSSSTLPIRRNGLNTSIDFSASLTNSVTKGSDEPVQKPQHSWWNNQNKDRFASVSGILRYSYKDIQKGTQNFTTILGQGSFGPVYKATMPAGEVVAVKVLASDSKQGEKEFQTEVSLLARLHHRNLVNLVGYCVDKGQHMLVYEYMSNGSLENLIYNDVEQVLSWEDRVQIALDISHGIDYLHDGAVPPVIHRDLKSANILLDRYMRAKVADFGLSKEEVFDGHNSGLKGTYGYIDPMYISTNNFTTKSDVYSFGIILFELITAIHPHQNLMEYVNLVRPMNLPRPNLLTRACTFSRFSDMIFSFSSKASMSPDGVDEIIDTKMAETCNVEEVRSLAKIAHRCLHKIPRKRPSMGEVSQAIVKIKQQRRRLVKEDTMSFAGEDLSRAVSRIECQQLELRRMASIEERPSE from the exons ATGGTTCAAAAAACTGATCTGGTTATAATTGGAATCTCTGTTGGCTTGGCAGCAGGCTTAATCATAGCTTCTCTAGTATTTTTTGCCATTCGCTGGTACAAGAGACGTGCTCATCTTCAGCAATGTGCAAATGAGCGTTCTTCCTCTACTCTTCCAATACGTAGAAATGGCTTAAATACAAGCATTGATTTTAGTGCATCTCTTACAAATTCTGTGACCAAGGGTTCTGACGAGCCTGTCCAGAAACCCCAACATTCTTGGTGGAATAACCAGAACAAAGACCGTTTCGCTTCTGTATCTGGCATTCTAAGATACTCGTACAA AGACATTCAGAAAGGGACACAGAACTTCACTACTATTCTGGGACAGGGTTCTTTTGGCCCTGTGTATAAAGCTACAATGCCTGCTGGTGAAGTGGTTGCTGTGAAAGTTCTCGCTTCGGATTCAAAACAAGGGGAAAAAGAGTTTCAAACAGAG GTTTCTTTGCTGGCTAGGTTGCATCATAGAAATTTAGTGAATTTAGTTGGATATTGTGTTGATAAAGGGCAACACATGTTAGTATACGAGTACATGAGCAATGGAAGCTTGGAGAACCTTATATATA ATGACGTGGAACAAGTATTGAGTTGGGAAGATCGGGTTCAAATAGCTCTAGATATTTCACATGGCATTGACTATCTTCATGATGGG GCAGTGCCTCCTGTCATACATCGAGATCTGAAGTCAGCTAACATATTGTTGGATCGTTACATGAGAGCCAAG GTTGCCGATTTTGGGCTGTCGAAGGAAGAGGTATTTGATGGCCACAACTCGGGCCTTAAAGGTACATACGGGTACATAGATCCCATGTATATATCCACAAACAATTTCACAACAAAAAGCGACGTGTACAGCTTTGGTATTATACTGTTTGAGCTCATCACAGCAATCCACCCACACCAGAACTTAATGGAGTATGTCAACCTTGTAAGACCTATGAATCTCCCTCGCCCTAATTTGCTTACGAGAGCTTGCACTTTTTCTCGATTTTCTGACATGATTTTCTCATTCTCCTCCAAGGCCTCTATGAGCCCGGATGGCGTGGACGAGATAATTGACACAAAGATGGCAGAGACATGCAACGTTGAAGAAGTGAGGAGTTTAGCCAAGATTGCTCACAGGTGCCTGCACAAAATACCCAGAAAGCGACCTTCGATGGGAGAGGTTTCCCAGGCCATTGTGAAGATAAAGCAGCAGAGGAGGCGCCTCGTTAAAGAGGACACCATGTCGTTTGCAGGTGAAGATTTATCGAGGGCCGTGAGTCGAATAGAATGCCAACAGCTGGAGTTGAGAAGAATGGCCAGCATTGAGGAGAGGCCAAGTGAATGA
- the LOC130989741 gene encoding calcium/calmodulin-regulated receptor-like kinase 2 isoform X2: MVQKTDLVIIGISVGLAAGLIIASLVFFAIRWYKRRAHLQQCANERSSSTLPIRRNGLNTSIDFSASLTNSVTKGSDEPVQKPQHSWWNNQNKDRFASVSGILRYSYKDIQKGTQNFTTILGQGSFGPVYKATMPAGEVVAVKVLASDSKQGEKEFQTEVSLLARLHHRNLVNLVGYCVDKGQHMLVYEYMSNGSLENLIYNDVEQVLSWEDRVQIALDISHGIDYLHDGAVPPVIHRDLKSANILLDRYMRAKVADFGLSKEEVFDGHNSGLKGTYGYIDPMYISTNNFTTKSDVYSFGIILFELITAIHPHQNLMEYVNLASMSPDGVDEIIDTKMAETCNVEEVRSLAKIAHRCLHKIPRKRPSMGEVSQAIVKIKQQRRRLVKEDTMSFAGEDLSRAVSRIECQQLELRRMASIEERPSE; encoded by the exons ATGGTTCAAAAAACTGATCTGGTTATAATTGGAATCTCTGTTGGCTTGGCAGCAGGCTTAATCATAGCTTCTCTAGTATTTTTTGCCATTCGCTGGTACAAGAGACGTGCTCATCTTCAGCAATGTGCAAATGAGCGTTCTTCCTCTACTCTTCCAATACGTAGAAATGGCTTAAATACAAGCATTGATTTTAGTGCATCTCTTACAAATTCTGTGACCAAGGGTTCTGACGAGCCTGTCCAGAAACCCCAACATTCTTGGTGGAATAACCAGAACAAAGACCGTTTCGCTTCTGTATCTGGCATTCTAAGATACTCGTACAA AGACATTCAGAAAGGGACACAGAACTTCACTACTATTCTGGGACAGGGTTCTTTTGGCCCTGTGTATAAAGCTACAATGCCTGCTGGTGAAGTGGTTGCTGTGAAAGTTCTCGCTTCGGATTCAAAACAAGGGGAAAAAGAGTTTCAAACAGAG GTTTCTTTGCTGGCTAGGTTGCATCATAGAAATTTAGTGAATTTAGTTGGATATTGTGTTGATAAAGGGCAACACATGTTAGTATACGAGTACATGAGCAATGGAAGCTTGGAGAACCTTATATATA ATGACGTGGAACAAGTATTGAGTTGGGAAGATCGGGTTCAAATAGCTCTAGATATTTCACATGGCATTGACTATCTTCATGATGGG GCAGTGCCTCCTGTCATACATCGAGATCTGAAGTCAGCTAACATATTGTTGGATCGTTACATGAGAGCCAAG GTTGCCGATTTTGGGCTGTCGAAGGAAGAGGTATTTGATGGCCACAACTCGGGCCTTAAAGGTACATACGGGTACATAGATCCCATGTATATATCCACAAACAATTTCACAACAAAAAGCGACGTGTACAGCTTTGGTATTATACTGTTTGAGCTCATCACAGCAATCCACCCACACCAGAACTTAATGGAGTATGTCAACCTT GCCTCTATGAGCCCGGATGGCGTGGACGAGATAATTGACACAAAGATGGCAGAGACATGCAACGTTGAAGAAGTGAGGAGTTTAGCCAAGATTGCTCACAGGTGCCTGCACAAAATACCCAGAAAGCGACCTTCGATGGGAGAGGTTTCCCAGGCCATTGTGAAGATAAAGCAGCAGAGGAGGCGCCTCGTTAAAGAGGACACCATGTCGTTTGCAGGTGAAGATTTATCGAGGGCCGTGAGTCGAATAGAATGCCAACAGCTGGAGTTGAGAAGAATGGCCAGCATTGAGGAGAGGCCAAGTGAATGA
- the LOC130989740 gene encoding rhamnogalacturonan I rhamnosyltransferase 1-like, with the protein MKMCKLEDGVETDESHSHWNVGMNPLGEKQVAETMYLRVSHARMKLWTLRLITTLLIWTCVIQLVAVGEVWGPKLLKSWPSCSIHDATNVSSFQPKQPHLPPKRVYNNNGYLIVSCNGGLNQMRAAICDMVAIARYLNITLIVPELDKTSFWADPSDFQDIFDVDNFILSLRDEVRILKELPPRLKRRVEHGMFHELPPVSWSNITYYHQQILPLLKRHKVVRLNKTDARLANNGLPLEIQKLRCKVNFSALRFTAQIEELGRKVIGMLRRKGPFLVLHLRYEMDMLSFSGCTQGCNTDEVNELTTMRYSNPWWKEKVIDPDLKRKDGLCPLTPEETALVLKALGIDPNVQIYIAAGEIYGGKRRLTSLANAFPNLVRKEMLLEPSDLSFFRNHSSQMAALDYLVSLESDVFVPTYDGNMAKVVEGHRRYLGFKKTIRLDKRILVDLIDQYNEGTLSWDEFSSRVKEAHANRVGSPKKRTTIPDKPKEEDYFYSNPQECLAADI; encoded by the exons ATGAAAATGTGTAAATTGGAAGATGGGGTTGAGACAGATGAGAGTCATAGCCATTGGAATGTGGGGATGAATCCCTTGGGTGAAAAGCAAGTTGCAGAGACCATGTATTTGAGGGTCTCTCATGCTAGAATGAAGCTATGGACTCTGAGATTAATCACCACATTATTGATATGGACATGTGTTATTCAATTGGTGGCAGTTGGAGAGGTTTGGGGGCCAAAGTTGTTGAAGAGTTGGCCTTCTTGTTCCATTCATGATGCAACTAATGTATCTTCTTTTCAGCCGAAACAACCTCATCTTCCACCTAAGA GAGTATATAACAATAATGGTTACCTTATTGTTTCTTGCAATGGAGGGCTCAACCAAATGCGAGCAGCT ATTTGTGATATGGTTGCAATAGCCAGATATCTTAACATCACTCTTATTGTCCCTGAATTGGATAAAACTTCATTTTGGGCGGATCCGAG TGATTTTCAGGACATATTCGATGTTGATAACTTCATTTTATCGTTGAGGGATGAGGTTCGGATACTGAAAGAACTTCCACCACGGCTTAAAAGGAGAGTAGAGCACGGGATGTTCCACGAGTTGCCTCCTGTTAGTTGGTCAAATATTACTTACTACCATCAGCAG ATTCTTCCACTTCTTAAAAGGCATAAAGTTGTACGCTTGAATAAAACTGATGCTCGCCTTGCCAACAACGGATTGCCACTGGAAATTCAGAAGCTACGTTGTAAAGTGAATTTCAGTGCCCTGAGATTTACTGCCCAAATCGAGGAGTTGGGTAGAAAAGTGATCGGGATGCTGAGACGAAAGGGTCCTTTCCTGGTGCTCCACCTTAGATACGAAATGGACATGCTGTCCTTCTCTGGCTGTACACAAGGCTGCAATACCGATGAGGTGAATGAACTGACTACAATGAG ATATTCTAACCCTTGGTGGAAGGAGAAAGTCATAGATCCAGACCTTAAAAGGAAAGATGGTCTATGCCCTTTGACACCTGAAGAAACTGCTCTAGTGCTGAAGGCTCTTGGTATCGATCCTAATGTTCAAATATACATAGCTGCAGGAGAGATTTATGGTGGAAAAAGGCGACTGACAAGTTTGGCTAACGCGTTCCCCAATCTG GTTAGAAAGGAGATGTTGCTGGAACCCTCGGATTTATCGTTTTTCAGGAATCACTCGTCACAGATGGCAGCTCTGGATTATCTTGTTTCGTTGGAGAGTGATGTTTTTGTTCCCACGTACGATGGAAATATGGCTAAAGTTGTAGAAGGACACCGCAG GTATTTAGGTTTCAAGAAGACTATTCGACTTGACAAGAGAATTTTGGTTGATTTGATCGATCAATACAACGAAGGCACGTTGAGCTGGGATGAGTTCTCATCCCGTGTGAAGGAGGCTCATGCAAACCGAGTGGGGAGCCCAAAGAAGCGCACTACGATTCCAGATAAACCGAAGGAAGAAGACTACTTCTACAGCAACCCACAAGAATGTCTTGCTGCAGATATTTGA